One genomic segment of Patescibacteria group bacterium includes these proteins:
- a CDS encoding serine hydroxymethyltransferase, translating into MLSYKNLSKNDPEIFSAVKKEMKRQSEEMELIASENYVSKAVLETMGTVLTNKYSEGYPGHRYYGGNQIIDEVETLAIERAKKLFSAEHANVQPLSGSPANAAVYFAFIKPGDKVLGLRLDHGGHLSHGHPINFSGMLYNFVQYEVDAETGRLDMEKVREVALREKPKMIVAGYSAYSREIDWQKFKEIADEVGAFTFADIAHTAGLIAAGLMNNPVPIFDVVTTTIHKTLRGPRGAMIMCKEKYAKQVNRAVFPGMQGGPHDHIQAAKAVAFGEALKPEFKEYAMQVMMNARILAREFLNMGYEIVSGGTDNHLMVVDMTSKGLNGKEAEDILNEVGISVSRSTIPNDPNPPMKPSGVRFGTPAITTRGMKEKEVKQIAAWVNETLDNRNDEKILDKIKKEVRKMCLNFPIPSI; encoded by the coding sequence ATGCTATCTTATAAAAATTTATCAAAAAATGATCCGGAAATATTTTCCGCGGTGAAAAAGGAAATGAAAAGGCAAAGCGAGGAAATGGAATTAATCGCCTCGGAAAATTATGTTTCCAAAGCGGTCCTGGAAACCATGGGCACGGTCCTAACCAATAAATACAGCGAAGGCTACCCGGGCCACCGCTATTATGGCGGCAACCAGATTATTGACGAGGTAGAAACCCTTGCTATTGAGCGGGCGAAAAAATTATTTTCCGCCGAGCATGCCAATGTCCAGCCCCTTTCCGGCTCCCCGGCTAACGCCGCCGTTTATTTCGCTTTTATAAAACCCGGAGATAAAGTTTTGGGCTTAAGGCTTGACCACGGAGGTCATCTTTCTCACGGCCACCCCATAAATTTTTCCGGCATGCTCTATAATTTCGTCCAATACGAGGTGGACGCCGAAACCGGACGCCTGGATATGGAAAAAGTCAGGGAAGTGGCTTTACGGGAAAAACCAAAAATGATTGTGGCTGGCTACAGCGCTTACTCGCGAGAAATCGACTGGCAAAAATTTAAGGAAATCGCTGACGAAGTCGGGGCTTTTACTTTTGCCGATATTGCCCATACCGCCGGTTTAATCGCGGCCGGTTTGATGAACAATCCGGTGCCGATTTTTGATGTTGTCACCACCACCATCCACAAAACTTTGCGCGGCCCCAGGGGCGCCATGATAATGTGCAAGGAAAAATACGCCAAGCAGGTTAACCGGGCGGTTTTCCCCGGCATGCAGGGCGGTCCCCATGACCATATTCAGGCCGCCAAGGCGGTCGCCTTTGGCGAGGCCTTAAAGCCGGAATTTAAAGAATACGCTATGCAGGTTATGATGAACGCGAGGATCCTGGCCCGGGAATTCCTAAACATGGGGTATGAAATAGTTTCTGGAGGCACGGATAACCACCTGATGGTCGTAGACATGACCTCAAAAGGCTTAAATGGAAAAGAAGCCGAAGATATTTTAAATGAAGTCGGAATTTCTGTAAGCCGCTCTACAATTCCCAATGATCCCAACCCGCCCATGAAGCCGTCCGGCGTCAGATTCGGCACCCCGGCCATTACCACTCGCGGCATGAAAGAAAAAGAAGTGAAACAAATTGCCGCCTGGGTTAATGAAACATTAGACAATAGAAATGACGAAAAAATTTTGGATAAAATAAAAAAGGAAGTGAGAAAAATGTGCTTAAATTTTCCCATCCCAAGCATCTAA
- the prs gene encoding ribose-phosphate diphosphokinase has translation MVIQNSFVVLGGTGNHDLDKGILAVVNDLARTRLSFLHLNMDDFSDGEDDFRITHPEKIAGKHVILFQSLHSDSRQNLERQFLTLAWAAKFQYGAKSIVAVVPFMSYRRQDHPEKTDEIHRNLWLLHNMKANGVDKLILCDIHSCVTLENCKKVGIEAWNVDPSAAFAEILKPRVDLSRSRSQPFFVYSPDKGSIRRAVSLAREFGVPVIVSLKNRLHDCSVAAEENPEKLTTIEVELAELQEKFGVPISLAEESLNGASICIREDELSTGATAVLTGKSLKQAGAKEIFFCATHPVCTKGWKRKIIDNNPFDAIILGDTVPRPYRKETGGEVITVSMARVIANQLFVIIMDSI, from the coding sequence ATGGTTATTCAGAACAGTTTCGTAGTGCTGGGCGGGACCGGCAACCATGATTTAGATAAAGGCATTCTTGCCGTAGTCAACGACCTGGCAAGAACGCGCCTATCCTTTCTCCACCTGAACATGGATGATTTTTCCGACGGTGAAGACGATTTCCGAATAACCCATCCGGAAAAAATCGCCGGTAAGCACGTAATCCTGTTCCAAAGCCTGCATAGCGATTCCCGGCAAAACCTGGAAAGGCAATTTCTTACCCTGGCCTGGGCGGCGAAATTCCAATACGGGGCAAAGTCCATTGTCGCTGTTGTGCCCTTTATGAGCTATCGGCGCCAGGACCATCCGGAAAAAACGGATGAAATCCACCGCAATCTCTGGCTCTTACATAACATGAAAGCTAACGGCGTTGACAAGTTGATTCTCTGTGATATTCATTCCTGTGTCACCCTGGAGAACTGTAAAAAGGTCGGCATTGAAGCCTGGAATGTTGACCCTTCTGCGGCTTTTGCCGAAATTTTAAAACCGAGGGTTGACCTTTCCCGATCCAGAAGCCAGCCGTTTTTCGTTTATTCTCCCGATAAGGGGTCAATAAGAAGGGCGGTTTCCCTGGCTAGAGAGTTCGGGGTGCCGGTAATAGTCAGCTTGAAAAATCGCCTTCATGATTGCTCCGTGGCTGCGGAAGAAAACCCGGAGAAATTGACGACGATAGAAGTTGAATTGGCTGAACTGCAAGAAAAATTCGGCGTGCCGATCTCTCTGGCCGAAGAAAGCTTGAATGGTGCCAGTATTTGTATCCGAGAAGACGAATTGTCCACCGGGGCTACGGCCGTATTGACCGGAAAATCCCTTAAGCAGGCCGGAGCCAAAGAAATTTTCTTCTGCGCCACCCATCCGGTTTGCACCAAGGGCTGGAAAAGAAAAATCATTGATAACAACCCTTTTGACGCCATTATTTTGGGCGACACTGTTCCCCGCCCCTACCGCAAAGAAACCGGCGGCGAAGTAATTACGGTTTCAATGGCGCGAGTTATCGCCAACCAGCTGTTCGTAATAATTATGGACAGCATCTGA
- a CDS encoding Glu/Leu/Phe/Val dehydrogenase — MNQYEQCLEQLDRICAIIKKMENASEAAELTSREAEILKHPNRVTEVSIPVKMDNGDLKIFTGYRVQHSNARGPYKGGIRFHPQVDLNEVKSLAFWMTIKCAAADIPYGGAKGGITVDSKNLSAGELERLTRGYVRAIANIVGPDIDIPAPDVYTNPQIMAWFMDEYSRIQGRNMPAVVTGKPVEVGGSLGRDNATGQGGFYVLEEVLKKIQNFSGGGNKKDITIAVQGFGNVGLNFAKIAHDAGYRVVAVSDSKGGIYNEEGLDIEKVIEHKNANGSVLDFPGAKNISNEEILTLPVTILAPAAFENVITMEMVNDIKAKIILELANGPMKIEVSEALAEKDILIIPDVLANAGGVIVSYFEWVQNLRQYYWELEKVQSRLKEKITQATSLIWETKERYGVDMRTAAYIVAVERLRKAIKMRGI, encoded by the coding sequence ATGAACCAATACGAACAATGCTTGGAACAGCTTGATAGAATCTGCGCCATTATAAAAAAAATGGAAAATGCCAGCGAAGCGGCGGAACTTACTTCCCGAGAAGCGGAAATTTTAAAGCATCCCAACCGAGTAACCGAAGTTTCCATTCCGGTTAAAATGGATAACGGGGATTTAAAAATTTTTACCGGCTACCGCGTCCAACATTCAAACGCCCGCGGTCCTTATAAGGGCGGAATCCGTTTTCATCCCCAGGTTGACTTGAATGAAGTTAAATCTCTGGCTTTCTGGATGACGATAAAATGCGCCGCTGCGGATATCCCCTACGGCGGAGCTAAGGGCGGCATAACCGTCGACTCAAAAAATTTAAGTGCAGGAGAACTGGAAAGATTAACCAGGGGATATGTCCGGGCCATTGCCAATATTGTCGGACCGGATATTGATATCCCGGCTCCGGACGTTTACACTAATCCGCAGATTATGGCTTGGTTTATGGATGAATACAGCCGAATCCAAGGCAGAAACATGCCGGCCGTGGTTACGGGCAAACCGGTTGAAGTCGGCGGCTCCTTAGGCCGGGACAACGCCACGGGTCAGGGCGGATTTTATGTTTTAGAAGAGGTCTTAAAAAAAATCCAAAATTTTTCCGGCGGGGGAAATAAAAAAGATATCACCATTGCTGTCCAAGGTTTTGGCAATGTCGGTTTGAATTTTGCCAAAATAGCCCATGACGCCGGTTACCGGGTCGTAGCTGTTTCCGATTCAAAAGGCGGAATCTATAATGAAGAAGGCCTTGATATTGAAAAAGTCATAGAGCATAAAAACGCCAACGGCTCGGTTCTTGACTTCCCCGGCGCCAAAAATATTTCCAACGAAGAAATTCTAACTTTGCCCGTGACAATTTTAGCCCCAGCCGCTTTTGAAAATGTTATTACTATGGAAATGGTTAATGATATAAAAGCCAAAATCATCCTAGAACTAGCCAACGGCCCGATGAAAATAGAAGTAAGCGAAGCTTTGGCGGAAAAAGATATTTTAATTATCCCGGATGTTTTAGCCAATGCCGGCGGCGTAATTGTTTCTTATTTTGAATGGGTGCAGAATCTCCGGCAGTATTACTGGGAATTGGAAAAAGTGCAAAGCCGGTTAAAAGAAAAAATAACCCAAGCCACCAGTTTAATTTGGGAAACTAAAGAAAGATATGGGGTGGATATGCGCACCGCCGCCTATATCGTAGCGGTGGAAAGATTGCGGAAAGCCATAAAGATGAGAGGCATCTAG
- a CDS encoding bifunctional 5,10-methylenetetrahydrofolate dehydrogenase/5,10-methenyltetrahydrofolate cyclohydrolase, whose product MPAKIIDGQILAKKIKDQLVKEILKLNDNKPDCQKRPNLAIILVGDREDSKLYVGLKEREAKKVGIDTHIYRCPDNTEEKKILETIECLNKDKLIDGILVQLPLPVGFDTNKIIKTINPEKDVDCFHPENLKIILGSCRHNHILSPVFSAVLEMLKNINCQLKGKQVCIIANSDIFGKSLAKILECQGAKVKIAKANDQNLASKTSQADVLITAIGKPRFIKKNMVKKEVVVIDIGITKEGEKVCGDVDFAEVKNKAGYITPVPGGVGPLTIAMLFRNTLELYKNKITK is encoded by the coding sequence ATGCCCGCAAAAATAATTGACGGCCAGATCCTGGCGAAAAAAATTAAAGACCAGCTCGTAAAAGAAATCCTTAAACTTAATGATAACAAGCCGGATTGCCAAAAACGTCCCAATCTGGCAATTATTTTAGTTGGGGACCGGGAGGATTCAAAACTTTATGTTGGCCTGAAAGAAAGAGAAGCAAAAAAAGTTGGAATTGATACTCATATTTACAGATGCCCGGATAACACAGAAGAAAAAAAAATTTTAGAAACCATAGAATGCTTAAATAAAGATAAATTAATTGACGGAATTTTAGTCCAGCTCCCCCTGCCTGTTGGTTTTGACACTAATAAAATCATAAAAACGATAAATCCGGAAAAGGATGTGGATTGCTTCCATCCGGAAAATTTAAAGATAATTTTAGGAAGCTGCCGCCATAATCATATTTTATCACCTGTTTTTTCGGCCGTTCTGGAAATGTTAAAAAACATTAATTGCCAGTTAAAAGGCAAGCAAGTTTGTATTATAGCCAACTCGGATATCTTTGGTAAAAGTTTAGCTAAAATTCTTGAGTGCCAAGGAGCAAAAGTGAAAATCGCCAAGGCCAACGACCAGAACCTGGCCAGCAAGACAAGCCAAGCCGATGTTTTAATTACGGCGATCGGCAAGCCAAGGTTTATAAAAAAAAATATGGTAAAAAAAGAAGTGGTGGTGATTGATATAGGCATAACAAAAGAAGGTGAAAAAGTTTGCGGCGATGTTGACTTTGCCGAAGTTAAAAATAAAGCTGGTTATATTACGCCTGTGCCGGGCGGTGTTGGGCCCTTGACTATAGCCATGCTATTTAGAAATACTCTAGAGTTATACAAGAATAAAATAACAAAATAG
- a CDS encoding polymer-forming cytoskeletal protein: MTKTRLIIIFSLIFFLVSPLAVKAFSIKTGDSVYIAEDETIEGSLYSVATNITIDGTIKGDVICAGQSININGKVEGDVICAGQSINISGEIGGNLRVAGNSINLGGKIARNVNAFGASIILDKNAEVGWSMLFAGATMEARGKVGQDLYGASPKVTIAGEIGRDVRIKLRDKIRAENKGISYHDKNELLIIADNAKIGRNLTYTGSNEADISEKSFVVGEIKHNLPKAEKGGEFRFVGWFWGRLYSIFAALVIGLVLISLWRKQIVELTDRMLEKVGASIGWGAVIMFLTPIISILLLFTFIGIPLALLLLGVWAIALFAAKILTGIMIGRNLLEKFWKNKKDSLIWAMIVGIVICWFIFSIPFVGWILALVALWWGLGGIWLAFRKA, translated from the coding sequence ATGACAAAAACAAGATTAATTATTATTTTTTCTCTTATTTTCTTTTTGGTTTCGCCTTTGGCCGTAAAAGCTTTTTCAATTAAAACCGGCGATTCAGTTTATATTGCGGAAGATGAAACCATAGAAGGAAGTTTATATTCGGTTGCGACCAATATTACAATTGACGGTACTATTAAGGGCGATGTTATCTGCGCCGGTCAGTCAATCAATATCAACGGGAAAGTAGAGGGCGATGTTATCTGCGCCGGTCAGTCAATCAATATCTCGGGCGAAATAGGCGGGAATTTAAGAGTGGCGGGAAATTCTATTAATTTGGGCGGTAAGATTGCCCGCAACGTTAATGCTTTTGGCGCTTCTATTATTTTGGACAAAAATGCGGAGGTGGGCTGGAGCATGCTTTTTGCCGGAGCCACAATGGAAGCGAGAGGGAAAGTCGGCCAGGATTTATATGGCGCCAGTCCTAAAGTTACCATTGCCGGAGAAATAGGCAGGGATGTAAGAATAAAGCTTAGAGATAAAATACGCGCGGAAAATAAAGGAATTAGCTATCACGACAAAAATGAACTTTTGATTATTGCCGATAATGCTAAAATCGGGAGGAATTTAACTTATACCGGAAGTAACGAGGCGGATATTTCTGAAAAATCTTTTGTGGTTGGCGAGATTAAACATAATTTGCCAAAAGCGGAAAAGGGAGGGGAATTCAGGTTTGTCGGTTGGTTTTGGGGAAGATTATATTCAATTTTTGCCGCCCTGGTAATTGGTTTGGTTTTAATCAGCCTATGGCGCAAACAGATTGTGGAACTGACCGACAGAATGCTTGAGAAGGTTGGGGCTTCTATTGGTTGGGGCGCGGTAATCATGTTTTTAACTCCAATTATTTCAATTCTATTGTTATTTACCTTTATTGGTATTCCGTTGGCCTTGCTTTTGCTCGGCGTTTGGGCAATTGCTCTTTTTGCGGCCAAAATTTTAACCGGTATTATGATTGGGCGAAATCTTTTGGAGAAATTTTGGAAAAATAAAAAAGATTCTTTAATTTGGGCCATGATTGTCGGCATTGTCATCTGCTGGTTTATTTTTTCCATCCCTTTTGTCGGCTGGATTTTAGCTTTAGTCGCGCTTTGGTGGGGGCTTGGAGGAATTTGGCTGGCTTTCCGAAAAGCTTAG
- a CDS encoding tRNA uridine(34) 5-carboxymethylaminomethyl modification radical SAM/GNAT enzyme Elp3, producing MPEAIKELLKSNIKSRDELTAAKRKAAKQFKIGIFLNSDILKGYKRLIKQGKIKPKPALEKILRKRTVRTLSGIAPVAVLIKPYPCPGKCVYCPSEKGVPQSYLSNEPAVMRAIRCNYDPYKQVQFRLRALEANGHEPNKIELIVIGATWSVVPEKYKYWFIGECFRAANEYNKNKKLKIKNKKLISNIKILKKELAKEQSKNEKTEYRIIGITLETRPDYISQKELWQMRELGCTRVELGAQALDDKILKLNKRGHGVAETVQATKLLKNFGFKVTYHIMPGLPGSTPSKDFLMFKQLFSDKRFQPDQIKFYPTVVTRGSLLYKWWKTKKYKPYTDKQLQNLIIKCKKIIPPYVRIIRLIRDIPQESIIAGNLITNLRQIMKDRGVKCGCIRCREAGNKQFKIKNAKLTIKKYKASGGQEYFISYESKNKKTLYGFCRLRLPNTVKTQDFASLQNSALIRELHVYGELVPVGKDKIIQHAGLGKKLMKEAEKIAKGCGFKKIIVISGIGVREYYKKLGYKLENTYMVKTL from the coding sequence ATGCCAGAAGCAATAAAAGAATTACTAAAATCAAATATAAAATCAAGGGACGAATTAACCGCGGCCAAGAGAAAGGCGGCGAAGCAGTTTAAGATTGGCATTTTTCTTAATTCTGATATTTTAAAGGGATATAAAAGATTAATTAAGCAGGGAAAAATTAAACCAAAACCGGCCTTGGAAAAAATCCTGCGGAAGAGAACTGTCAGAACTTTATCCGGAATCGCCCCGGTCGCGGTTTTGATAAAGCCCTACCCTTGCCCGGGCAAATGCGTTTATTGCCCTTCGGAAAAAGGCGTGCCCCAAAGCTATTTATCTAATGAACCGGCCGTCATGCGGGCTATCCGTTGCAATTACGATCCATACAAACAAGTCCAGTTTCGCTTGCGCGCTTTGGAGGCCAACGGACATGAGCCGAATAAAATTGAATTAATCGTTATTGGCGCCACTTGGTCAGTTGTGCCGGAAAAATATAAATACTGGTTTATAGGGGAATGCTTTCGGGCAGCAAATGAATATAATAAAAATAAAAAATTAAAAATAAAAAATAAAAAACTGATATCTAATATTAAAATTCTAAAAAAAGAATTAGCTAAAGAACAAAGTAAAAATGAAAAAACTGAATACAGAATTATTGGCATCACTCTAGAAACCCGGCCGGATTATATTAGCCAAAAAGAACTGTGGCAGATGCGGGAATTGGGTTGTACGCGAGTGGAATTGGGCGCGCAGGCGCTTGATGATAAAATTCTAAAATTAAATAAACGGGGCCATGGCGTAGCCGAAACTGTCCAAGCCACAAAGCTTTTAAAAAATTTTGGCTTTAAGGTCACTTACCATATTATGCCCGGACTGCCTGGCTCCACTCCGAGCAAAGATTTTTTAATGTTTAAGCAACTTTTTTCTGATAAGCGCTTTCAGCCGGACCAGATTAAATTTTATCCTACGGTCGTCACCCGCGGCAGTCTATTATATAAATGGTGGAAAACGAAAAAATATAAACCTTATACTGATAAACAGCTGCAAAATCTAATTATAAAATGCAAAAAAATTATTCCGCCTTATGTCCGCATCATCAGGCTAATCCGCGATATTCCGCAGGAATCAATTATCGCCGGCAATCTGATTACCAACTTGCGCCAAATCATGAAGGACCGGGGCGTGAAATGCGGGTGCATCCGCTGCCGGGAAGCGGGGAATAAGCAATTCAAAATCAAAAATGCAAAATTAACAATTAAAAAATATAAGGCCTCCGGAGGACAAGAATATTTTATTAGTTACGAAAGTAAAAACAAAAAAACCTTATACGGCTTTTGCAGACTAAGGTTGCCAAATACCGTAAAGACGCAAGATTTTGCGTCTTTACAAAATTCCGCCCTTATCCGCGAACTGCACGTTTACGGCGAATTGGTTCCGGTTGGAAAAGATAAAATTATCCAGCATGCCGGCTTGGGCAAAAAATTAATGAAAGAGGCGGAAAAAATCGCCAAGGGTTGCGGATTTAAAAAAATTATTGTAATATCGGGAATAGGAGTTCGGGAATATTACAAAAAACTTGGCTACAAGTTGGAAAATACCTACATGGTAAAAACTCTTTAA
- a CDS encoding HD domain-containing protein, giving the protein MPIKNIVNFIFELNQLKRQRRSGFQLAGIKNPDTVAEHVMRAAQIGYILAVMEGDANPEKVAAMILVHDNGEARIGDQNKVSARYFDNSQAEQDAFCDQVKNLGGQIEKKWKKYFSEFENRNTKEGIVAKDADWLEVAFQAKEYLDLGCPSVDNWISNVEKALETKSAKALIKEMKKTKFTDWWKGLKKMTYKKLYK; this is encoded by the coding sequence ATGCCTATCAAAAATATCGTTAATTTTATCTTTGAATTAAACCAATTAAAACGCCAAAGGCGAAGCGGCTTTCAGTTGGCAGGAATAAAAAATCCGGATACGGTAGCCGAACACGTGATGCGGGCCGCGCAAATCGGCTACATTTTAGCGGTGATGGAAGGAGACGCTAATCCGGAAAAAGTGGCCGCCATGATTTTGGTTCATGACAATGGCGAAGCTCGAATTGGCGACCAAAATAAAGTAAGCGCCCGGTATTTTGACAATAGCCAAGCCGAGCAAGATGCTTTTTGCGATCAGGTAAAAAATCTGGGCGGACAGATTGAAAAAAAGTGGAAAAAATATTTTTCCGAATTTGAAAACAGAAACACGAAAGAAGGCATTGTCGCCAAAGATGCTGATTGGCTAGAGGTTGCTTTCCAGGCTAAGGAATACCTTGATTTGGGTTGCCCGTCAGTAGATAACTGGATTAGTAATGTGGAAAAAGCCTTAGAAACAAAATCGGCCAAGGCTTTAATAAAAGAAATGAAAAAAACAAAATTCACTGACTGGTGGAAGGGCTTAAAAAAAATGACTTACAAGAAACTTTATAAATAA